A region of Paenibacillus thiaminolyticus DNA encodes the following proteins:
- a CDS encoding MBL fold metallo-hydrolase yields the protein MGKNLKKLTNRIHYLPHDPETDRPILSAICGIHQTLIVDAGNSEKHAKLFLGELDQSQISNYHSVVLTHWHWDHSFGTNQMNMLTIAHENTKMHLKKMMVYDWSDEALDNRVEKGLENQFCSEMIKKEFGVDRNIIITLPNITFKDKFEIDLGGIRCVIKHVGGDHSDDSSLIFVEEEKVLFLGDCLYPSIYTQQPQYKIDNVRHLLENIEMFEAEIYVLSHEPPLSKNDFIGYIRLLKLICDLTEKHQRNHLNLVHELSAQLNRKLSQLEEEIVYCFINGL from the coding sequence GTGGGGAAAAATTTGAAAAAACTAACCAATCGTATACATTATTTACCGCATGATCCTGAAACAGATCGGCCAATACTGTCTGCTATATGTGGGATTCACCAAACTTTAATTGTAGATGCAGGAAATTCTGAAAAACATGCTAAGTTATTTCTTGGTGAACTAGATCAATCTCAAATTTCTAATTATCATTCTGTAGTATTAACACATTGGCATTGGGATCATAGCTTTGGAACAAATCAGATGAATATGTTAACCATAGCACATGAAAACACAAAAATGCATCTGAAAAAAATGATGGTATATGATTGGTCAGACGAAGCTTTAGATAATCGTGTAGAAAAAGGCTTAGAGAATCAGTTTTGTTCAGAAATGATAAAAAAAGAATTTGGAGTGGACAGAAATATCATTATCACTTTACCTAATATTACTTTTAAGGACAAATTTGAGATTGATTTAGGTGGTATTCGGTGTGTAATCAAGCATGTAGGTGGAGATCATTCTGATGACTCCTCACTCATTTTTGTAGAGGAAGAAAAAGTACTTTTCTTAGGGGACTGCTTGTATCCAAGTATTTACACACAACAACCACAATATAAGATTGATAATGTTAGACATCTCTTAGAAAATATTGAAATGTTTGAGGCCGAAATCTATGTGCTTTCGCATGAACCTCCATTATCTAAAAATGATTTTATCGGTTATATAAGGCTATTGAAGTTAATTTGTGATTTGACAGAAAAACATCAAAGAAACCACTTGAATTTGGTTCATGAGCTATCTGCTCAACTAAATCGTAAATTAAGTCAATTAGAAGAAGAAATTGTTTATTGTTTTATTAATGGACTATAA
- a CDS encoding MarR family winged helix-turn-helix transcriptional regulator gives MHEYLIIIDKINQKFEQFKLLVLQETKEVGELDNFHLTPQQEIIMSYIIRNEPVIAKDIANHFDISKSAVSQVISKLEEMNMIYRQENSTNRRETFIYLGDRGQEFHQLLKKIDDILMEKYYSKVSLTELKNVLDTLNKIVGA, from the coding sequence GTGCATGAATATTTAATCATTATAGACAAAATCAATCAAAAATTTGAGCAGTTCAAGTTGTTAGTTTTACAAGAAACCAAAGAGGTTGGGGAATTAGACAACTTTCACTTAACGCCTCAACAAGAAATTATAATGTCTTATATCATTCGTAATGAGCCGGTAATTGCCAAAGATATTGCAAATCATTTTGATATTTCAAAAAGTGCGGTTAGCCAAGTAATTTCAAAGCTTGAAGAAATGAACATGATATATCGTCAAGAGAATTCAACAAACCGTAGAGAGACCTTTATTTATCTTGGGGACAGGGGTCAAGAGTTTCATCAGCTTCTAAAAAAAATTGACGACATCCTTATGGAAAAATATTACTCGAAAGTAAGCTTGACAGAGTTAAAAAATGTTCTTGATACATTAAATAAGATTGTCGGAGCCTAA